The Leguminivora glycinivorella isolate SPB_JAAS2020 chromosome 2, LegGlyc_1.1, whole genome shotgun sequence DNA window TGAGGCAATTGGTACAGGAAGAAGGCCGAGAAGCAAGGAACCTGGTAGCTTTTCATGTAACTGTCGATACACCCTGTAAGTTTCTAATAAACGTATCATTCTTTTGTTAGTTCTCAGCGTGAAGTTTAGGTACTTGTAATTGCCGTGGGCGTAGCTAACACTTGTTTTATAAAACGTTTTAGGAAATGGCATTTCGTAATATGACTCGTATAGGAAAACATCAACATTTACTAAATGCTCTATATACTTgctattatacatatttaaaaatcattGCACTGCCATAATCAAATCCAACAAGAACTTTGATGGATGTTATGTTTTTGTTTATATCAAATAATTGCTTCTCCGTACAAACTTGGTCTCAATTTTTCTCTCTTGATATTAGCATGACTGAAACATTAACAAATTACCAATTAACATATTGGAAATAGATCCGAGGTTGTTTAAAAATGCCCTCAGTAAGTGGTTGCTAGGGCACTGTTATTACTCAATCCAAGAATAAAATTTATGTCTCATGAAAACCCATTATGCTCATCGattctttttttataattttgacatgtgtaatttttctattattgttattttttctttctcaATCTCCTTCATTTCCactaatgtaaaaataaaattaaaattatttgttaactGCTAAATTAATTCAATAATTCTTAAATTGACATGATACTTAGATATTTCAAAATTCCCTTACTATAGACTATAGACTAtcattttaatatacttttaaattattGCTGATGTGACGTCCCACAGACACCTTTTCACCCATATAATGTTGATATTAAAGTACATGCCGTGTCATGACACGTCAGTGGCAGAGGGTTAAGTATGGTTTTAATAGCACTGTTTTTGCATGTTAGCTTTATATTGCTTGCCTATCACAGGGTAGAACATAAGGACCTCCTTAAATTTAGCACCACACTGACTGTAACAAAactatgttcttgcaataaatatatttgtatttCATAACAATTTTGACAAAATTTGTTGTAAAATACAACAATGAATATTCATGCTGAAAATGCTCTAAAATAGTTATTCATGTGAAAATTATCTTATGTGCTTGCACATTCTATGGCTAGCCACTAACCTGGGgttaaatgggccatttttttcaaagttttacaCCATATTTTTTACGAGATtcttactcagaatcgagagctctttcgatcctaataggagaaaaaaaaatgtcccaacatttccatatattttttagaaccttccattccgttaccgccatacaaaatgtatgaaaaagtggtaacggaatgagaaaaaaaccttgggaccaAATGCTGAACCTGGAGTGGTGTTACCAACATTCAACTGAGgaatgtcttttcaaaaggacttatttctataagacaacagaggttatttttatctatgtcttcctagagaaataacccTTGCGAGGAGTTCCTCAACTGTCATCAGACATGTTTAAATATAgatcctgtttttattgaattccgttaactttaagggaaggttctttagatcaaataccattaatttctgtatgaaacaagcgtctttaacttttacggttatcaagttattaaaaaaattaagataattactgaacatgtgtgtgacagcctttaccaattcctattccatcaatcacttgacactaacttgaatgtaattcttaagggtctctcacactaataaattcatttattatgtatgaaaatgatgaattttttttgtgcaaagttaactaaaagtgatatacaggattgttcctgataatgaacttaacaatgtgtcgaatttaacggaaaacaaaaaaaaaacacagtgtatgGATGGACTCTCGTTAATGTATCACCATTGGCACCATGTTACAACTCATATGGAGACCATCAGGCTTGAGTGCTTGTGTTGGCTAGACTTTGTGCTTGCCATTTTACTCAATACATGTTTCTAATTGTGATATGTTAACctgagtcatcatcatcctcctagcgttatcccggcattcgccgaggctcatgggagcctggggtccactttgacaactaatcccaagacttagcgtaggcactagttttacgaaagtgactgccatctgaccttccaaccccaagggtaactaggacttattggaattagtccggtttcctcacgatgttttccttcaccgaaaagcaactggcaaatatcaaatgacatttcacacataagtttcgaaaaattcattggtaagtcgcacgctcttaccgattggccaccagcgcttttgaCCTGAGTTTGACTAGATGTTAACCTGAGTGCATCCATATATTAAAAAATCTTGGGTTTACTGTTCAACCCTGAATTAGTTGGCTAACCCTGGAACTTGTAAGTGGCCTGTGGTATTATTTTGGCATGAACACCTAATATAACAGAAGAGCACATTCAGCTTATATAATAGGTAATAAACCTCAATATCAAGCTTCAGTTAACCCAAATATCCCTTCTATCAAAGATATAATTAAGGTCTCTGACTCTCTGACTTTCTCTGAAACATACCTTTTCCCTCTATGGCAGCAATATGATCTGTGTCCTGGGTCTactttttttacagaaaaattaCACCTGTCTTTTTACATTTTGGCTTTGATCAGTAAAATAGCAGTCAATATGAAAAATTAACATACATATGAAATTAAGCATATAAGCTATCTATTGTTCTATCATATTGGAATATTTTTAAACTGTATACTGGTTTACTGGTGTTTTCACTTCCTAGTGCCCCTACCAAAACATGCAAAGCGAAGTGCAAGGGTACTACATACCATTTCTTAGGTCTCATACATTTTTTGAAAccttaaattacattcaggtggcgtggcgcggacgtccgttccgcacctcaggacatgcgtctcttgtgtGGGGATGGTCCCTTACATTATAACCAGgtcattgacgaccggtctggcctacttggtagtgaccctgtccgctaagccgcggttccgggttcgaatccctgtaagggcatttaagggctgggttgatctgtgtaaggtgttctcccaatatttatttatttggtctAATCTCAGGTTAAATGATTAACAACCTTGGCTTGGCTTTGCTTTAGCCTACAATTCCGTGTGCTCTGAGTCATTTATTACTTTTTGCTTTAGTGACAAAGTCAGTGATTTCACCACGTGACGTGTCACTATCTCAGTAGtaatagcacagaatatataaaagtacaagtacagaaggctcactctcaacaacctgtcaacggactgcatgcgacattgagttctattgcgcagcgtgaaggttgtcaaactttagatatgggccgcgaactcacggccgtcgaaatgtacggaagaaacgcggagtgagccaccCCTGGTAATAGTACTGAATAATGTAACATACATATACTTATTAAAGCTTCTGGTAGAGTAGATAAATAGATGAGCCCTGGTTTTCTATGACAAAAAATACTTTAGTATTAGAAATTATAACAAGAAAATAGATTTAAGAATTAAACCTCAGagcattaagaggatacgataccgaagcacgaattcaaatttgagatttttaggtctttatcgccgtcgcgctgacgggggtggaacccacagagaggccctgcggcgcacgcacacagccGCGTCCTTCGCCGGCGCAAGTAGCTACTCGCGCtcgagcgctctctatatttctctagtttcggacttctgatgcgtaatgttttggactccgtgaagtatactaagtgtactgatttgactaaaatgcaaatttgtaatgttttaagtattgtaaaaacagttccttatcttatacataatgtgattatcttaaaagaaatcatgttagcgaaataaagttattcggtacgtaaaaagctaaaaccaaagagaagccatattataggagtaggtacgtacagtcaaccaatctgaatcctatgTCATAGGCCACTGTAGTAGACCTCTTTCACAGacttcacagtaaaagtaaaactgacttctatagcaaataaagcacggtgtcaatacgacagggttatagagtggcctaggattctacataatcggttgacagtatctacctaccaaaagtttatgtgaatcttattcattattttttgcacatgtttgacagaaatgacagcgtaggaaaatttaactaggacAATTTGGTACTATACTTACCAGACACCAGATTATGTTCCAAGAGTGTacgtaattagaactttttagcagaattctaacaaaaaatctgccaaacaaaatcttattgcatatgcagcataaggaccttttttcagatggaaagctacatatgcatcttatatttataattttctagggctgtaggtataaatattacctatctagcattagaaatacaaggcttagcacagaacaagaccaaccataaaaatgcttaactaatttgccagctaaacctaggtatcggtacttaaacgtatagatacttttgatatttttattatttagaacttATTGATACTCTTagatatcagcatttctgttaccatagaattaaaacgtagataacactcatttcatctaccaactaagggcatctgtaatctacatacaaataaggcccggctaaaagtctcgaaatattatgtacattttataattagataagtgtaaatgggtcaaaaatttgggtccatgtgcaattgtgcattaagtaggtgcacatggacccaaattgctgcatgtatgaaataaggcccatcagtaagttaacaaaaattaaggtatttcttacataccgaattaagcgtaattgtgtcgcttaacttcaaacccggataaatccattctgctataaggttaatatatattttttatatattcaatcttaaagcagaatggatttaagtacccaagtttgaaactaagcgacacaagtgaaagtatgtatctaggagatattttctttacaaatacAAATCGTATTATtaaagagcgctatgataaaagcacgtcgaaataaagtaaaattgacaatatttaccgatgagattgtgctctgtgtgttatggtaaacattattaatatgaaaagtaattatttcagttagagcatcttcaCTTGTTcactatttgtaaaatttatctatcgtcaatttcgtcttactctttagttgtgaaacatgggtgacaaaggaaCTGACACACAAGCTGAAAGTGTTTGTCAATACGTCCTTCCGGTCGCtggaaggaaaagaataaaaatatatggatatgtatattataatatttatcccgtaggacagcaggtaaCTCCaaactactttaattaactacctaattttaatgttgtcttcggttaccgcgatagttactcataaaataaaactatggaaacggattaaatcgcgtatagtgAGTCGTATGTGGGGCAGACAaaacgaagtatttccacacgggtgaaggaacacatagcggatgtcaagcaccgtcggcaaaagtctgcagtctctgaacatgtcatggataaagtcaatcatgctataaagtttgataagcctctggttcttgctaaggagaagcggtatatacccagaatgttgcgcgaggccattgagatcaagaaatatccaaactttaatagagaagatggctttactttaccaccggcttagGATCCAGTAGttcatctgataatggaacaagcacgatgaagactgtgaggcatttgtgttcggttgtatggtgttggacatttgcagtttgtttttgtaaattttgtgtagattaattgattgctttttttttgtaacatagtaatggtaaattttttgaacatTGTTTTTTGAGCTTTATTagtagtgtgtgaacctgccttagaaatctattttatttatagtcgtggttcgttaatatttcttatatgtaggtagcttttgcacattgtaatttttcctcagtcacccgttgaccacgagcgctgtaaagtgttcgaaacgtcgggatgaattgtaaattcattatatacgatttaatccgtttctatagttttatttcacaccTAATTTTATCCATTTAAACTATATAGTATGAAATAAAGTATGCCAATGTTGTCCGCATTGACCTTAATGCACCACTTGCTAGGACTCGGACCCTCTAAATTTAGAGCACCATAacctaaatgcatagtcctgagtaaatgtgttttagacgacagaccgtagtataaatacttattacaaaaattgatgattgaattcatgaacacaatgtttacaccaagttataaaacttaagaagtgagcgatgggccttatttagagtagtaactatttagggcattttttgattatatgtctgcgaagaaaatgtACAAAACGGTATGactgataaaacttagaagaaatataaggactgggccttattaagagCAGGTACAGGTACCTACCTGAACAAACtgtgtattactaaataaggcccatcgttttttaaaatatttttaaacatgaattaaatcattaatattatgtttgtttttattgtatgtaaataagtacatataatataactacttacctaattggtgttgggcagaatagtaataaataagcaatgatgaccgaatacaATTTTTGGCAAagtggctgaaaagaccgaatataAAATACCGAATAccgttgcctaatattcgtggaatctatcgtaaaatacaacataactttataattaatactagtaaaccaatgacgagaaaagttatgcatgtataaaataaacctatacctgtatgtaattgttacgtacctataagtacttataaaaatatggacttagtatttccacagaatatatacgtatttctaactaaaaagttcttcaaacacggtatgtcgatatttcgacgtagtatatcgataacttttcacatcactagattatcgacattagatgtcgagtattacccatcactttattttagtgtacgtatttaaaaacttagccccgcccctaaatttggtgcgatagggacaactgcagctcaggcgcgaaatcccgcgtaaaacccgcaaaaatcgaggttccgctctcgactgtttcctcctccaaaacttaactaatcgttacgaaatttggaaatcagaatgacaaggaaattatctgtgtcggaccgtttcgtttttttggataattggtCTCAGTTTTAAATACCActcctttctttctggcaaattcaattaagccgtttttgccaactttgagaggctctaattccttttaaaacaaaaatatcaaaaaaagcaaaacggtccgacacagatattgataataaaaacctgtgttgaaaaaaccattgatctagcttcaaaaaccagagaggaaacaggcgagagcgtttgtatggagaaatgaggggtatcgtatcgtcttaaatactcgattcactcagtgagacattttctcggaaacgaggcgaggcgttcccgttatttatcgttgtgtgcgtaCGCGATCGCGCTCGCTTGTCGTTTTCGCGTGTACACAGacattgaaatgatgcgcgtgtattgcgcaataggagcgtccaggtgtgtggattaggtgtgtgcgtgcattGTCTTTATaattactggtgctttgtgtgggttgcgaagaccttgcgacaggcgtattctatacaaattGACCGGCATATCCCATCTCGTTATTTCATATATCTGTGAATTAAACATAATCATTTAATAGCAGTGGCCCGTTTCGCCCGTAAGCCACCACGCTCTACTCTGCCGCCGCCTCGGCGCGCTCCGCCGCGCCCCGCCGCGTCGCGTCTCCGCTCGGCTTCAGCTGGGCGTGACAAGCGCTCTGAGCTGCGTGCGCGATACTGGGCATTGCTGTTCGGAGACCTGCAACGAGCGGTaagctttattttattttatttcatcacTAAATTTGACATAATGAGCAGTTCCCgaaaactttgtacatagccacgtcagcaaattttaattgatcctattttgttaccaacatttagtaatataagtcgactttcgtaagatatatacaggataattgttataattaagaaaatatagatactagagaaccttaataacgaaataaaacttactaaaatctcaattcatcaaaaaaatcttggtaacaaaataggaataatgaaaacaaatttaattttttccttaatttttgtacaaatttttcgagaactgctgtaatataatattcttaaacacaaaaatcTTCATATTTGTGACATATTATTCCCTTTCTTCACAGGTTGGAGAAATTTACAATACAGTTGAAGCTCACGAAAACCTAAATGAGTGCCAAGAAGTAATATTAGTCTTAGAAAATTATACAAGGGACTTTAAAGCCTTAGGAGAGTGGTTTCGACTGAAATGGGAGTACGATAATACTCCTCCTCCCCAAAGACCCCAGAGTTTAGCTTGGGAGATACGAAAAACAGATTTTGTCCGCCCAGAATCAAGACGTGCTCATTCTGTTAAAAGCTCTCCATCTGTGTCAGGAAAAAATAGTCCTTGCCTTTCTGGACATAATACACCAAGTGGCAAACATAGTCCCAATCTTACTGGCAAAGCCAGTCCAGGTAGTGGCAAAATTAGCCCTAGAGTTTCCTCAGGACATGCAACTAGTCCTAAAGCTAATATTGAGTTCTTTAGCAATAAAATCGCAGCTTCTAAAGTTACTAATACTAAAACTGAACCTAAACAGGAAACAAAACTAACAGACATTAAAGAGAAAGACATAATCGACATAGGAAAAAACGTTGAAAAACAAACGCCTGTCTTGAATGTCCAAAATGAAAAAGCGGAAAAACTGGAACCACTCGTAGTTGAGATAGGAAAAGCTAAACAATGTTCAAATGTTTCACCTAAACCAGTGGTTGTAAAATCATCCAAAAATAAAGTCGTTCCCGATAGTGCCAAGAAAGTGCCTAGTAAAGAGTTGTCAACACAAGCAAAGGCAACTAAAGCTACGTTAGATGCCATGGAAAATGAATTTCTCAGCAAGCAGTTGGTAAATAACGCAACTAAAAATGATAATCTTATTAACCAAGAAATAGATGCCCAAACAGAAAGAGAAGAAATTGATACTGTTAAATCAAATGTAGAAAAGGCGACTGTTAACGACAAAACCAATGGTTTAGTCAACTCGGAGACAGTGAAAAATAATGATGAAGATGTTCACAAACAATCAATAAATGTGGCGATTACAAGAAGTCCAACACTAATAGACTCCGAAAATGAAGTTGCAGTCGATGTTACCACTGATAACGAATCTCCAACTAAATCAGAAGATAATTTTGCTGATATATCTAATGAAAGTTCAACAAAGTCAATTGGAGAGAAGCATGATAAAGCTGACGAGCTAGCTAAAAAAGAGGTAATTAAAAAAGATGAACTGGTGTCTAACCCAAGCGGGATAGAAAATAAGACATTAAATGACCAGGATGCTATAAATGCTATAGAGGTTGAAACAAAACCTAGTGATGAAGTCTCTAAAGACAGTCCAGAAGTGAAAGATGCTGTACACAATAAAGACGATCTTAAGGATGATAAGGATTTTAAAAAACCTGATCCAAAAGTTGACACAAAACCGGTCAGACCAGCCTATTCACAAGCAGCTGCTAAACCTAAGGCAACTACTAccaaaatagaaattaaaacgCCTGCAAGATCCGTGCCTTTAGCTAGAAGTAAAACTGTTGTAGAAATTAGACCAAATACAGCttctaaaacacaaaaaatatgtcCAAAGAGAAATCAAACGAGCAAGTGTAGCTATCCATTTAATTTGACAACTGGTCGAACCAGTCTCTTCGATGCTTCGTCCAATGTCGTGAATAAAAATACCGTCCCCAGAAAAGTAGTGAATAAGAATGTTCAAATGGGTTCAGGAGACTCGAAGTTTAATCAGCCCAAGATAGAAGTGAAAAAACGTCCTTTAAGGCCTACAAGTCTAAAAGTCAACGAAAAATTagataaaaaagaaaaatctaCTTCTGCACTTGAAAACATTAAAGATTGCGAGGAATATAGTAGTTCTGATACAATTGTTACTCAAATTGATAGATCGCGTCTAGAATCGAGTGAGAGCTTACGAACTCTAGTTCCTGACGAATTAGAACTGATTCACGATGCAGCTAACTCAGTAGAAGTACTTAATATAGATAGCAATAAGAATGACAATGATGGTTGGCTCACTGTCAAATCTAGGCGTTTGAGTCGCGAGTCAAAGAAACATTCTAAATCACATTGGTCTAATAGATTCCATCAACCTTCTGCGACTACCAGCCTGCCTACATTAAACATGATAGAGTCTCCTAAACAGGAAGTCAAGCCTATAATCAACACAACAGCTGCTATTAAAGTAGACAGAGCAAAATCTGAACAGCCTCAACCAGTCAAACCTGAAAAAGTTGTTACCGTATCGTCTAAGAATAGGGTTGACAGTAAAACCAAAACTAATTTAGCTATGATTAGACAAAAATCAGATGTCACCGGCTTAAAGAGATCAGCTCGAAGCAAAGCACTCTCCAAGAAAGCTGAAAAAGTCAAAGACACGCCCAAAGATTCTGAATCGTCTGAACTGACTAAAAACCGCCTGCATTCCTCATTAGAAAGCCTCACCACAGGCTTAGCCAGGTCCCAAGAGAGCACTGAAGAAGTGTTTGACTTTGACAAATGGAAGGCAGAATTCAGATCTACTTTTAAGTACCTCGATGATGACGATCAGATGCCGAATCACAACGAAATATTGAAATCAGCTGATCCATCGGAGATGTCTGAGATCGCAGAGATGACATCTCAAATCGAGGAAAATGAGAAAAAGATTAGTTGGGCGTTGGATTTTCAATCTGATGTAGACCAGAGGAAATTGTGCGAGGAAGAAGACCTGTTGAATCGTCAGATAATGGAGCTACAGCAGGTATCGGATATAGACTTGGATACCGAGACAGATGATACTGAGGTGAGCATTTATATGTACTACCTTTTAATTTTTACACCTGAAGAATGAATTGACTGGTCTATTTCTTTTCGTAAAATTTTTGTTGTGTGTGTTACAAAGACGGACGCGGAAATCCTCTGCGAAGACGTACCAGCGTTGGCGGCGCCCGAGAATCTGGGTGCACTGGCGGCCAGCCTGGAAGATCAGTATGAGACGGCCTTAGCCGGGATGTCCTGGGCCGAGCGTGTTGACACGCTGGTCGTTTTAGAGGCGCTCGTCGCTAGAGATCCAGGTATTTTTACGATTGCCTCTTCCTATTTCCATAATTATATTTGACTAGCTTTTGgcctcggcttcgctcgcgttagaaagagacaaaaagtagcctatgtcactctctctatctccacttaaaaaatcacctcaattcgtcgctccgttttgtcgtgaaagacggacaaacaaacagacacacactttcccatttataatatgagtaTGGATTTGTCCTATTGCATATGGAATAGAGCTGAAGAGTTCAAAATTCAAAGAGCAGTTGGCAATTACGAACATAAACTTATTAGCTGGATTAGATTTCTTTCAAATACGTTTTGATTTATTAATCAAGAGAATGATCACGTTAAGACATGTCTTTAAAACTTCATTGGCAGGTCGAGCTCAGCAGCTACATGCCAAACTCTCACAAGGAATCAAAAGACGTGGCAGCTTTCAGGACGCGCTAAGACGgtaaaccatatttagaaataaTAACCCACCAAAATAATCTGGACATATTTCTTCCTAATAATCTCttgctcatcatcatcatcctcattttaccctgcctgctgagccgcggtcctgggttcgaatcccggtaagggcatttatttgtgtgatgagcacagatatttgttcctgagtcatggatgttttctatgtatataagtatgtatttatctatttaagtatgtatatcgtcgcttagcaccccatagtacaagctttgcttagtttggggctaagttgatctgtgtaaggtgtcccccaatatttatttatttatttatttatttatttattttagccgTTAATCGCCctctgctgagcataggcctcccttcgtgtacgccacttatcccggtcctggcctaatctcatccagaagtgccccgcagtttttcgaatgtcgtccacccaacgagccaatcTCTTGCTAGTGCTGCGCTAATACATCATTTCCTTAATTTTTCAGGCTCCAAGCTAAACAAGCGCGCGCTGAACGGCAAAGATTAGAATACCAGACGGAGAGAGCTAAGAAAATTCACCAACTACTAGCCAGAGTAGAAGAAGTTAAGGTACCATTCAAATTATATAAGAGTTGGGGTCAGTTGCATGAcacttgcatcaaccacatttgacagacacatcatcgtcacgcagcagacgtctatggaacttcccacgcaataaaatttaacgaacgctttaacggtgacagacggtttgatgcaatcTGCCCTTAGACCGcacgacgacaacaacgtataaGGTACaatctgtaattttttttttcagaaaattgcaccttaccctccaacgtacaaggtgctatctgctacAAGAAAAAAATCGCAGATTGCGCtttgtacgttgttgtcgtcgcgCAGTTGATAATGTTTTAACGTACGCGTACCTCAGAGGTGCAGAGCGCCTTACCTATAGCCGTAACTCTCGTATATCGGTTTCTATTAGGaactgattattttatttttatatatttataagtttcataGAGT harbors:
- the LOC125239887 gene encoding S phase cyclin A-associated protein in the endoplasmic reticulum, yielding MEEVRQLVQEEGREARNLVAFHVTVDTPSVARFARKPPRSTLPPPRRAPPRPAASRLRSASAGRDKRSELRARYWALLFGDLQRAVGEIYNTVEAHENLNECQEVILVLENYTRDFKALGEWFRLKWEYDNTPPPQRPQSLAWEIRKTDFVRPESRRAHSVKSSPSVSGKNSPCLSGHNTPSGKHSPNLTGKASPGSGKISPRVSSGHATSPKANIEFFSNKIAASKVTNTKTEPKQETKLTDIKEKDIIDIGKNVEKQTPVLNVQNEKAEKLEPLVVEIGKAKQCSNVSPKPVVVKSSKNKVVPDSAKKVPSKELSTQAKATKATLDAMENEFLSKQLVNNATKNDNLINQEIDAQTEREEIDTVKSNVEKATVNDKTNGLVNSETVKNNDEDVHKQSINVAITRSPTLIDSENEVAVDVTTDNESPTKSEDNFADISNESSTKSIGEKHDKADELAKKEVIKKDELVSNPSGIENKTLNDQDAINAIEVETKPSDEVSKDSPEVKDAVHNKDDLKDDKDFKKPDPKVDTKPVRPAYSQAAAKPKATTTKIEIKTPARSVPLARSKTVVEIRPNTASKTQKICPKRNQTSKCSYPFNLTTGRTSLFDASSNVVNKNTVPRKVVNKNVQMGSGDSKFNQPKIEVKKRPLRPTSLKVNEKLDKKEKSTSALENIKDCEEYSSSDTIVTQIDRSRLESSESLRTLVPDELELIHDAANSVEVLNIDSNKNDNDGWLTVKSRRLSRESKKHSKSHWSNRFHQPSATTSLPTLNMIESPKQEVKPIINTTAAIKVDRAKSEQPQPVKPEKVVTVSSKNRVDSKTKTNLAMIRQKSDVTGLKRSARSKALSKKAEKVKDTPKDSESSELTKNRLHSSLESLTTGLARSQESTEEVFDFDKWKAEFRSTFKYLDDDDQMPNHNEILKSADPSEMSEIAEMTSQIEENEKKISWALDFQSDVDQRKLCEEEDLLNRQIMELQQVSDIDLDTETDDTETDAEILCEDVPALAAPENLGALAASLEDQYETALAGMSWAERVDTLVVLEALVARDPGRAQQLHAKLSQGIKRRGSFQDALRRLQAKQARAERQRLEYQTERAKKIHQLLARVEEVKVAKNQLIEEKRLRMERRLQKATENRDQHLKDIVRKAHDEEEKLREIAFIKQLEAENRRHEFLDQCRTHTTRLRRVRRDRLNKLEQKAAREAAVGARRQALEAERQRHVQTLLERRRERDRRVDGLREMRRQERDIAAREKAEGVKSRLSALAAAAELEADALRSRIRDKQDASQQRLESHLQAIREKATGPRQPTTSESQDNDLDEAVRLEQERKERDKIKALKKKARKVKQKLLASGNDQPADDLRIPIDAFLYPAVNKMYKVFQQINNILSPLAGDNDQQKTEKRDTNTKANENDVKQTNKTGVKVNGDVSKDDKTVEDIKVNGDDANEETVEKKKSKKKKNADKQEPSENNNNNNINAEVIEVKEGKKSKKKKKDEKAKLKKTESICSSLSDMSKASDKNERRNKVSLDTMHLERLLNELHRMLEKSDKQAPDRAIFKKLHGLKTLEQLLALAAEREDLANQITSKCLSTAVIISTRGVATDPESARNLLTSNASVHVVKLLANQMEKDLSDSREMELACLLLDWLSVALDSVTQIVSPPATWARAHMLVSYLCLSGVARPDTVEEVRDGLHTLLTVCCMLCKPRVEDVNNINNSPERLAAAQSLHVALGRGLCGARADFCALFSGAEVVARDFVRAARTGHLLRVMAELDHQLVQESFMEGGWGLEFRAAVQRLLTQHAPSEKEAPRTNTTVQQPKLDEALAENMVIDLVVLIGFLVVNNPLLQETVCSGWSVVRMLCTLPANWLVSGEHSAALLPTLAALAAHPPAAAVIRADLSLQMLQNYLESEDAQKLKLVHLIKQGRAKKPPGKK